The following proteins come from a genomic window of Lolium rigidum isolate FL_2022 chromosome 5, APGP_CSIRO_Lrig_0.1, whole genome shotgun sequence:
- the LOC124651246 gene encoding protein ENHANCER OF LHP1 1-like, translating to MKGRAIKLREAHKAGSPAFCSVAWATGGQHVVTACAAEAAILIHDAAAVSAAGGGGRSSGSAAAAALTTIRLHKEGVTAVALAPGPGGSLASCSIDHSVKFYSFPDGTFQSNVARFTLPIRSLAFNKKGTLLAAAGDDDGIKLIATIDNTISKVLKGHKGSVTGLAFDPLNDYLASVDSFGTVMFWDLCLGSEARTLKRVAPTFGSDHSVKNALCWSPDGQTLAVPGLRNNVVMYDRDTGEEVFMLKGEHEQPVCSLCWSPNGRYLATAGLDRQVLVWDVKSRQDIERQKFDEKICSLAWKPEDNAIVLIDVMGKFGIWESVVPSTMKSPTEGAPDLNKTKAPLFDDDDEEEKPSTSAGWEDEADESLGDSAAFNHKRLRRKATFDDLNGESEDVDMIHETESRKRMKDRHKDNKEAAKKAIDDSATSGRLVTARMQAAFQPGSTPSHPGKRNFLAYNMLGSITTIENEGHSHVEVDFHDTGRGPRVPSMSDYFGFTMAALNESGSVFANPCKGDNNMSTLMYRPFGSWAGNSEWSMRFEGEEVKSVALGAGWVAAVTSSNFLRIFTEGGLQMHIISVSGPVVTAAGHGDQLAIVTHASDCLPSGDQVLDVKVFNISEGAQSMSGRLVLTPSSQLSWFGFSETGLLSSYDSKGILRVFSSQFGGSWLPVFSSTKARKSEDESHWVVGLDANNIFCIICKSPESCPQVMPKPVLTILELSFPLASSDLGANSLENEFMIKKLHLSQIQKKIEEAALLGLDTTAFEDEAFNTEAALDRCILRLISTCCNGDKLVRATELAKLLTLEKSMKGALTLVTRLKLPILQEKFSSLLEERMLNDARVGAVCSNATSTNYPPAFHPTQPAKIVQNGNNSEVSPMATPNPFARRSSAAVSKKAEVEQPNDVKDNNAKVSPVVTPLAKIPKKNDNSEGKAKRERDGIADQVGSKTKSSEDGNQAEPQRPLNPFAKSSSSKEQSSSLLDSIKKMKVESEKADKANVKKVKV from the exons ATGAAAGGGCGAGCGATTAAGCTGCGGGAGGCGCACAAGGCGGGCTCCCCGGCCTTCTGCTCCGTCGCCTGGGCCACCGGAGGGCAGCACGTCGTCACCGCCTGCGCCGCCGAGGCCGCCATCCTGATCCACGACGCCGCCGCGGTGAGTGCCGCGGGGGGTGGGGGCCGGAGCTCTGgttcggcggccgcggcggcgctcaCCACGATCCGGCTTCACAAGGAGGGCGTCACGGCTGTCGCCCTCGCGCCGGGCCCCGGCGGATCGCTTGCGTCCTGTTCCATCGACCACTCCGTCAAGTTCTACTCCTTCCCAG ACGGCACGTTTCAGAGCAACGTCGCTCGGTTCACCCTCCCGATCCGGTCGCTCGCCTTCAACAAGAAGGGCACCCTCTTGGCagcggccggcgacgacgacggcatcaagctgaTTGCGACCATCGACAACACCATCTCCAAGGTACTCAAAGGCCACAAGGGCTCGGTCACTGGTCTGGCTTTCGACCCCCTAAACGATTACTTGGCATCGGTTGATAGCTTTGGCACGGTCATGTTTTGGGATCTCTGCTTGGGTAGCGAGGCACGCACCCTGAAGCGTGTTGCCCCGACATTTGGTTCCGACCACTCAGTGAAGAATGCCCTGTGTTGGAGCCCCGATGGGCAGACTCTTGCTGTTCCCGGGCTGAGAAACAATGTGGTCATGTATGATAGGGACACCGGGGAGGAGGTATTCATGCTGAAAGGTGAACATGAGCAGCCAGTATGCAGCCTTTGCTGGTCCCCGAATGGGAGGTACCTGGCAACTGCTGGCCTGGATAGGCAGGTGCTGGTGTGGGATGTCAAGTCCAGGCAGGACATTGAGAGGCAGAAGTTCGACGAGAAGATATGTAGCTTGGCATGGAAACCGGAGGATAATGCCATAGTACTCATTGATGTAATGGGAAAATTTGGAATTTGGGAATCTGTGGTCCCTTCGACTATGAAGTCCCCCACTGAGGGTGCGCCTGACCTAAACAAGACGAAGGCTCCTTtgtttgatgatgatgatgaagaagaaaagCCAAGCACCTCTGCTGGTTGGGAAGATGAGGCAGATGAAAGTCTTGGTGATTCAGCAGCCTTCAATCACAAGCGATTGAGGAGGAAGGCAACATTCGATGACCTGAATGGAGAAAGCGAAGATGTGGATATGATACATGAGACGGAGTCACGCAAGAGAATGAAAGATAGGCATAAAGATAACAAAGAAGCTGCTAAGAAGGCAATAGATGATTCAGCAACTTCTGGAAGGCTGGTGACAGCAAGAATGCAAGCTGCTTTCCAGCCTGGGTCGACGCCGTCTCATCCTGGCAAGCGAAATTTCCTTGCTTACAACATGCTTGGAAGTATTACTACTATTGAAAATGAGGGGCACTCACACGTAGAG GTTGACTTCCATGACACTGGAAGAGGCCCCAGAGTCCCTTCCATGAGTGACTATTTTGGTTTCACAATGGCTGCACTCAATGAATCAGGAAGCGTGTTTGCAAATCCATGCAAGGGTGACAATAATATGAGCACTCTTATGTACCGTCCCTTTGGTAGCTGGGCTGGTAATAGTGAG TGGTCAATGAGGTTCGAGGGAGAAGAAGTAAAGTCTGTGGCTCTTGGTGCTGGATGGGTTGCTGCAGTCACAAGTTCAAATTTTCTGCGCATCTTCACTGAAGGGGGCTTGCAG ATGCATATCATCTCAGTCAGTGGTCCAGTGGTTACTGCGGCAGGTCATGGGGATCAGCTGGCAATTGTGACCCATGCTTCAGATTGTCTACCCTCAGGAGATCAG GTTCTAGACGTCAAGGTGTTCAACATATCTGAGGGAGCACAATCAATGTCTGGTCGCCTTGTTTTGACTCCATCCTCTCAATTATCGTGGTTTGGTTTCAGTGAGACTGGCCTGCTTAGTTCATATGACTCCAAG GGAATACTGAGGGTCTTTTCCAGTCAATTTGGTGGAAGTTGGCTTCCAGTGTTTAG TTCAACCAAGGCGAGAAAATCTGAAGATGAAAGCCACTGGGTGGTGGGTTTAGATGCTAATAATATATTCTGCATTATATGCAAATCCCCTGAGAGTTGTCCACAG GTGATGCCCAAGCCTGTTTTAACTATACTTGAGCTGTCATTTCCTCTTGCATCATCCGACCTTGGAGCCAATAGTTTGGAAAATGAGTTCATGATAAAGAAGCTGCATCTCTCACAG ATCCAAAAGAAAATAGAGGAAGCTGCTCTTCTGGGTCTGGACACAACTGCATTTGAAGATGAAGCATTCAATACAGAGGCTGCACTTGACCGGTGCATCCTGAGACTAATCTCTACCTGCTGCAATG GTGATAAGCTTGTCCGAGCCACTGAGCTTGCGAAGTTACTAACATTGGAGAAATCAATGAAGGGTGCATTAACACTTGTTACTCGCTTGAAGCTTCCCATATTACAAGAGAAGTTTAGTTCACTACTTGAG GAGAGGATGTTAAATGATGCAAGAGTTGGTGCAGTTTGCTCAAATGCGACCAGTACAAACTACCCACCAGCATTCCATCCAACCCAACCGGCCAAAATTGTGCAAAATGGAAATAACTCGGAGGTATCCCCAATGGCTACACCAAATCCTTTTGCCCGACGAAGCAGTGCAGCTGTATCTAAGAAGGCAGAAGTAGAGCAACCAAACGATGTGAAGGATAACAATGCAAAGGTTTCACCTGTGGTTACCCCTTTAGCCAAGATACCCAAGAAGAACGATAATTCAGAAGGGAAAGCAAAGAGGGAGAGG